Proteins encoded within one genomic window of Geotalea daltonii FRC-32:
- a CDS encoding SBBP repeat-containing protein, with translation MNRSTTEKCRNKWGAGTLLLMGLLLPMMMVWTGTALAAGGDLLWQAGDLQAGRQMPVASAVDGNGNVVVTGYRNLGSGIDDDFYTVKFKQDGSGVAWTAAYDAAGGSDRGTAIAVDRDNNVIVAGNAWNGQNYDIRVIKYRGTPSGAAAEVIWADTYAYPGSPGGQDYATSLVVDGDNNIYVGGYTNGGGNDDFLIVKWTAAGVREAAWPLIDNAGSGDDRITVLALAGDGIVAGGYSQNAGGDFDFLVRKYDYNRGLLWEKRHSSPGSFDDRIVALKLNGAGDVIATGYFTDAVGKHISTIKLAAASGNYLWTLPRGEQVYKGVYEDEPTAVALDAAGDIYVTGYSFTLDGKHDFFTARYSGATGDTVWQKTFNSGSDYTDIATGIVVDEAGDVSVAGYAGIEGSYDFQTVKYHKGSGAQLWTRRFNGSANRTDKAVAVALSPERDLYVVGWSDKNGGSNDYDYYLVKYDYGRINPPTGLTAAAASDTSVNLAWTDNAANEEKFVIERKLGEGGTWAAISPEPAQDVQSLTDSSGLAPNNYYYYRIRAYNTANGYSSYSNEARVLTKVITYGVPDWTFGYGGSNEDVATSVAVGADDHPVVTGYSNLVESGTELDPEPTVSFDYYTLKVDRAAKTSLWQARYDSGSGGNDKAASVAVDAEKNVIVTGSSLVLGTGAQMGDPYSDDLYTIKYQTYQGPNGSDTLSPPPTLWEMQYGNKDDLDRAVMVTTATDGSNNVVVVGFGKNNAVPGNDDIKIVKYTPAGTMAWTPKVYDGGRNDYPTGVAMDGAGDIFVTGFSENAQGSTDFFTAKYSGTNGTLLWADTYANPVAAGDARAMSIAVDKAGDAFVTGYLVNDQTPANRDFFTIKYAGAADAVKRRVWEKRYQGAGNGDDWGVAVKLDPIDGAVVVAGTSFATPAETDIHLIRYRGTDGEVVWERNLDRSGSYEYLSAMEIDSSGYIYAAGNTRIGPQGDAGYDASSDMLSVIWDFEGTFLGAKIHDNGGKQDEARSIAVNYQGEAFIAGFKRTAVGDADYSLFKHKNDYILVPAPFAAVAQADYSKINLSWRENTGGTGFRIERTFGPANDASTWESIGTFPSGTLTHQDTGRSAGVSYCYRIDAFSGSISSRKLITCVTTTLPAPVLSPLTVDSSSQISLSWSSVQGSTGYRIERKTGSGGSWGVVADKGAGETTHQDSPLSPGTTYYYRIMTNSPSGYSQAGNESSAITRPAAPTLNAPTDGNTAKNQIALNWNGVTGAAAYTLQFKTEGGAWADAVGCTAITGTSCTVNSLVDDTLYYFQLKAANAGGDSAWSNTVQKYTKLVEPTLLTVTPASTGQLNIGWTDNTDKETGYVLEEAYCYDSNNNPANCGINGWWSGWTAVNGLDAASQPFQRSGLNAGSAYKYRLRAVNANHGNNYSAYSSDVVGWTWLNPPTLSSIEPMTQNSLKAIWTDVSGENKYTLERKQTSTGSWAEVAAAASLGANVLTYTDGSLSEQTEYCYRIKATNTYNGNAVYSTNELCKTTPLPSPVVAAVTALSTTQIKIDWTSVAGANGYEIQRAQGNYPDSPGYYIYSDWTTLPKISADPLEPGGTAHTFTDTVPNVGYTYRYRIRVTYGVSDFSGWSAEPYKYATTVPAAPAMYTPTANSTSQLTPSWGNVYGDTGYKLEWKERVGGDCTAGTWSDPIWVDSYNNYYSHGGLSQATWYCYRVRATNGLDSAYSNVVSQTTLLPAPVLELPTGVTTGKIDLSWNNITGNIGYDIYRSTDGVTYTYRGSSPQDYSYYSDTGLTAGTLYHYRVSAKNAGGLSAASNVQSATTTPAATSVTLKVASPWQIDLAWPVRLGATNYKIDRKESGGSYSEIENVAVSYEKLYCGSAYPTTSCQTLSDKVAAYAATGLKANTSYCFQVRAWNSTGGDSIPSTEACLSTLKLAAPTLSAAPVTGASIGLTATYDASACGSVSCTDIDGFELEVNLNGNWIRLATIAGTAGATYTDRVGVGPNTRHAYRARVFKGGEFSNYSAEAVTSTPSLTAAPDTCP, from the coding sequence ATGAATAGATCGACGACGGAAAAATGCCGGAACAAATGGGGTGCAGGCACCCTCCTTCTTATGGGGCTGCTCCTCCCGATGATGATGGTTTGGACCGGTACGGCCCTGGCCGCCGGTGGCGACCTGCTGTGGCAGGCGGGTGACCTGCAGGCAGGACGACAAATGCCGGTGGCCAGTGCCGTGGACGGCAATGGCAATGTTGTCGTCACCGGTTACCGCAACTTGGGTTCGGGTATCGACGACGACTTTTATACGGTGAAATTCAAGCAGGACGGCAGCGGCGTTGCCTGGACCGCTGCCTATGACGCTGCAGGCGGCTCTGACAGAGGGACGGCAATAGCGGTTGACCGGGACAACAACGTCATTGTCGCCGGCAATGCCTGGAACGGCCAAAATTACGATATCCGCGTCATCAAATACAGGGGGACCCCTTCCGGGGCCGCTGCCGAGGTAATCTGGGCCGATACCTATGCCTATCCCGGTTCCCCCGGAGGGCAGGATTACGCCACCTCCCTGGTGGTGGACGGGGATAACAACATCTATGTGGGGGGGTACACCAACGGGGGAGGGAACGACGATTTCCTCATCGTCAAGTGGACAGCTGCCGGGGTTCGTGAGGCCGCCTGGCCCCTGATCGACAATGCCGGCAGCGGAGACGACCGCATCACCGTCCTTGCCCTTGCCGGCGACGGCATTGTTGCCGGCGGCTATTCCCAGAATGCCGGCGGCGACTTTGATTTTCTGGTGCGCAAATACGACTACAACCGGGGGCTGCTCTGGGAAAAGCGGCATTCTTCCCCGGGGAGCTTCGACGACCGGATCGTGGCCCTCAAACTGAACGGCGCAGGCGATGTCATCGCCACCGGCTATTTTACCGATGCCGTCGGCAAGCATATCAGCACCATCAAGCTGGCCGCGGCAAGCGGCAACTACCTCTGGACTCTGCCACGGGGAGAGCAGGTCTACAAAGGCGTTTACGAGGACGAACCCACTGCCGTCGCCCTGGATGCCGCCGGAGATATTTATGTCACCGGTTATTCCTTTACCCTTGACGGCAAGCACGATTTCTTCACCGCCAGATACAGTGGCGCCACCGGCGATACGGTCTGGCAGAAAACCTTCAATTCCGGCAGCGACTACACGGATATTGCCACCGGTATCGTGGTGGACGAGGCGGGGGATGTCTCGGTTGCAGGTTATGCCGGCATCGAGGGGAGTTATGATTTTCAGACCGTCAAGTACCACAAGGGTTCCGGCGCCCAGCTCTGGACCCGGCGGTTCAACGGCAGTGCCAACAGGACCGACAAGGCGGTGGCCGTTGCCCTTTCCCCGGAGAGGGACCTCTACGTGGTCGGCTGGTCCGACAAAAACGGCGGGTCCAATGACTACGATTACTACCTGGTCAAATACGACTATGGCCGCATCAATCCCCCCACCGGGCTTACGGCAGCCGCTGCTTCCGACACCTCGGTCAATCTGGCCTGGACCGATAACGCAGCCAACGAAGAGAAATTCGTCATAGAGCGCAAGCTGGGCGAGGGGGGAACCTGGGCCGCCATTTCGCCCGAACCGGCCCAGGATGTCCAGAGCCTGACCGACAGCAGCGGCCTTGCCCCCAACAACTATTATTACTACAGGATCCGCGCCTACAACACGGCGAACGGCTATTCCAGCTACAGCAACGAAGCGAGGGTGTTAACCAAGGTCATCACCTATGGCGTGCCCGACTGGACATTCGGCTACGGCGGGAGCAATGAAGACGTCGCCACCTCCGTCGCCGTCGGGGCGGACGACCACCCCGTCGTCACCGGTTACAGCAACCTGGTGGAATCGGGCACGGAACTGGATCCGGAGCCGACCGTCTCCTTTGATTACTATACACTGAAGGTGGACCGGGCCGCCAAGACGTCCCTGTGGCAGGCGCGCTACGACAGCGGTTCCGGCGGCAACGATAAAGCGGCGAGCGTGGCTGTGGATGCCGAGAAGAACGTTATCGTTACCGGTTCATCCCTGGTGCTCGGCACGGGTGCCCAGATGGGCGACCCCTACAGCGATGACCTCTATACCATCAAGTATCAGACCTATCAGGGCCCCAACGGCAGCGATACCCTCTCGCCTCCGCCGACGCTGTGGGAGATGCAGTACGGAAACAAGGACGACCTTGACCGGGCAGTGATGGTCACCACGGCCACCGATGGCTCCAACAACGTGGTTGTCGTCGGTTTCGGCAAGAACAACGCCGTCCCCGGCAACGACGATATTAAAATCGTCAAGTACACCCCGGCAGGCACCATGGCCTGGACCCCGAAGGTGTACGACGGCGGCCGCAACGACTATCCCACCGGTGTTGCCATGGACGGCGCCGGAGACATCTTCGTCACCGGATTCAGCGAAAATGCCCAGGGAAGCACGGATTTCTTCACCGCCAAATACAGCGGCACCAACGGCACCCTGCTCTGGGCCGATACCTATGCCAATCCCGTCGCCGCCGGAGATGCCCGAGCCATGTCCATTGCCGTCGACAAGGCAGGCGATGCCTTTGTAACCGGCTACCTGGTCAACGACCAGACCCCTGCAAATCGCGATTTCTTCACCATCAAATATGCGGGCGCAGCCGATGCGGTCAAGAGGCGGGTGTGGGAAAAACGGTACCAGGGGGCAGGCAACGGCGACGACTGGGGTGTTGCGGTCAAGCTGGATCCAATCGACGGCGCGGTGGTCGTGGCCGGAACATCGTTCGCCACACCCGCCGAAACTGACATCCACCTCATCCGCTATCGTGGTACGGACGGAGAGGTGGTCTGGGAGAGGAACCTGGATCGTTCCGGCAGCTACGAATACCTTTCCGCCATGGAAATCGACTCTTCCGGTTACATCTATGCCGCCGGCAATACCCGCATTGGTCCCCAGGGAGATGCGGGGTACGATGCCTCTTCCGACATGCTTTCGGTCATCTGGGATTTCGAGGGGACCTTCCTCGGCGCAAAGATCCATGACAACGGGGGCAAGCAGGATGAGGCCAGGAGCATTGCCGTCAACTACCAGGGAGAGGCATTCATCGCCGGCTTCAAACGTACCGCGGTAGGGGATGCCGACTATTCCCTGTTCAAGCACAAGAACGACTATATTCTGGTCCCGGCTCCCTTTGCCGCCGTTGCCCAGGCCGATTACAGCAAAATAAACCTCTCCTGGAGGGAGAATACCGGGGGCACCGGTTTCAGAATCGAGCGGACCTTTGGGCCGGCCAATGATGCCAGCACCTGGGAAAGCATCGGCACCTTTCCATCCGGAACCCTTACCCATCAGGACACCGGAAGGTCCGCCGGGGTCAGCTACTGCTACCGCATCGATGCCTTCTCCGGCAGCATCAGCTCCAGAAAGCTGATTACCTGCGTCACCACCACGCTTCCGGCACCGGTCCTCTCCCCACTCACCGTCGATTCCTCCAGCCAGATCAGCCTTTCATGGAGCAGCGTTCAGGGCAGCACCGGCTATCGCATCGAGCGCAAAACCGGAAGCGGCGGCAGCTGGGGAGTTGTTGCCGATAAGGGTGCAGGCGAGACTACCCACCAGGATTCGCCCCTGTCGCCGGGCACCACCTATTACTATCGCATCATGACCAACAGCCCCTCCGGCTATTCCCAGGCAGGCAACGAGAGCAGCGCCATTACCCGACCGGCAGCCCCAACCCTCAATGCCCCCACTGACGGCAACACGGCTAAGAACCAGATCGCTCTGAATTGGAACGGGGTGACCGGTGCCGCCGCCTACACGCTGCAATTCAAAACCGAAGGAGGCGCCTGGGCCGATGCCGTCGGTTGTACTGCCATCACCGGCACCTCCTGCACGGTCAATTCCCTGGTCGACGACACCTTGTATTACTTCCAGTTGAAGGCTGCCAATGCCGGCGGTGATTCCGCCTGGAGCAACACGGTGCAGAAGTACACCAAGCTGGTGGAACCGACCCTGCTGACAGTGACTCCGGCTTCAACCGGCCAGCTGAACATCGGGTGGACCGACAACACCGACAAGGAAACCGGTTATGTGCTTGAGGAAGCATACTGCTACGATTCCAACAACAATCCTGCCAACTGCGGCATTAACGGTTGGTGGAGCGGCTGGACTGCCGTCAACGGTCTGGATGCGGCCAGTCAGCCCTTCCAGCGGAGCGGATTGAATGCAGGTTCAGCATACAAGTACCGCCTGAGAGCGGTTAACGCAAACCACGGCAATAATTACTCGGCATACAGCAGCGATGTAGTCGGCTGGACATGGCTCAACCCCCCCACCTTGTCTTCCATCGAGCCCATGACGCAGAATTCGCTCAAGGCCATCTGGACGGACGTTTCAGGGGAAAACAAATACACCCTGGAGCGGAAGCAGACCTCGACTGGCTCCTGGGCTGAGGTCGCAGCCGCGGCCAGCCTCGGCGCCAATGTTCTTACCTATACCGACGGCTCTCTTTCCGAGCAGACCGAGTATTGCTACCGAATCAAGGCGACCAACACCTATAACGGCAATGCCGTTTACAGTACCAACGAGCTGTGCAAGACCACCCCTCTTCCTTCACCAGTTGTTGCGGCGGTGACAGCTCTGTCCACCACCCAGATCAAGATAGACTGGACCAGTGTCGCCGGCGCCAATGGATACGAGATTCAAAGGGCACAGGGTAATTATCCGGATTCGCCAGGTTATTATATTTATTCCGATTGGACCACTCTGCCGAAGATCTCCGCCGATCCCCTGGAGCCGGGTGGAACGGCGCATACCTTCACCGATACCGTGCCCAATGTGGGTTATACCTACAGGTACCGCATCCGCGTTACCTATGGCGTGTCTGACTTTTCCGGCTGGAGTGCGGAGCCGTACAAATACGCCACAACAGTACCGGCCGCGCCTGCCATGTACACGCCTACCGCCAACTCCACTTCCCAGTTGACTCCTTCCTGGGGAAATGTCTACGGCGACACCGGCTATAAGCTGGAATGGAAGGAACGGGTCGGTGGAGACTGTACCGCCGGCACCTGGAGCGATCCCATATGGGTCGACTCATACAACAACTACTACAGCCACGGCGGACTGAGCCAAGCCACCTGGTACTGCTACCGGGTCAGGGCGACCAACGGCCTCGATTCCGCATACAGTAATGTGGTTTCCCAGACGACCCTCCTGCCGGCGCCGGTACTGGAATTGCCGACCGGTGTTACAACCGGCAAAATCGATCTTTCATGGAACAATATCACCGGCAATATCGGCTATGACATCTATCGCAGCACCGATGGGGTTACCTATACCTACAGGGGAAGTTCTCCACAGGATTACAGCTATTACTCCGATACCGGGCTTACTGCCGGGACCCTTTACCATTACCGGGTCTCCGCCAAAAATGCAGGGGGGCTGTCAGCGGCAAGCAATGTCCAGTCGGCTACCACTACCCCCGCGGCAACCAGCGTCACTCTTAAGGTGGCGTCGCCATGGCAGATCGACCTGGCATGGCCGGTACGCCTGGGGGCCACCAATTACAAGATCGACCGGAAAGAAAGCGGCGGCTCGTACAGCGAGATCGAAAACGTTGCCGTATCCTACGAAAAGCTCTACTGCGGCTCTGCCTACCCGACGACCTCCTGCCAAACCCTGAGCGACAAGGTGGCCGCCTATGCCGCCACGGGGCTCAAGGCGAATACCTCCTACTGCTTCCAGGTCAGGGCCTGGAACAGCACCGGCGGCGACTCGATACCCAGCACGGAAGCATGTCTGTCCACCCTGAAGCTTGCCGCACCCACATTGTCGGCTGCGCCTGTCACAGGTGCCAGCATCGGTTTGACGGCTACCTATGACGCCAGTGCCTGCGGCAGCGTCAGTTGCACCGATATTGACGGCTTCGAGCTGGAAGTGAACCTGAACGGCAACTGGATCAGGCTGGCAACCATCGCCGGTACCGCCGGCGCCACCTATACCGACCGGGTAGGTGTCGGTCCAAATACCCGGCACGCCTACCGGGCGCGGGTCTTCAAGGGAGGGGAATTCTCCAACTACAGCGCCGAGGCAGTGACCAGTACTCCGTCACTGACAGCGGCGCCGGATACCTGCCCCTGA
- a CDS encoding type II toxin-antitoxin system RelE/ParE family toxin, with translation MLRLFLRTLRVPPANHLEALHDDREGQHSIRINKQWRICFVWKDSDAYNVEIVDYH, from the coding sequence ATGCTGCGACTATTCTTGAGAACTTTGCGAGTACCTCCTGCTAATCACCTGGAAGCCTTGCACGATGACCGGGAAGGGCAACACAGCATCCGGATCAACAAGCAGTGGCGCATCTGCTTTGTGTGGAAAGACAGTGATGCCTATAACGTCGAGATCGTCGATTATCATTGA
- a CDS encoding HAD family hydrolase produces the protein MVELIAFDADDTLWHDMPLFQCLVEKFKALLREYQSEELIEKALLETEAKNLKHFGYGVKGFTLSLIETALDLSEGRISPSVIREILELGKEMMGAPVELLPGAKETVEALANKHKLILVTKGDLFHQESKLARSGMGDNFSELEIVASKDSRTYEAILKKFKVRADRFMMVGNSIRSDILPVLALGAYAVHIPYHAEWAHETVQEKQKQKLKLENRYIQIENIGMLLQVAIKIESNHFCAQASEQSEQSAADGQAATP, from the coding sequence ATGGTTGAACTTATCGCCTTTGATGCAGATGACACTCTCTGGCATGACATGCCCTTATTTCAATGTTTAGTAGAGAAATTCAAGGCGCTCTTGAGAGAATACCAGTCTGAAGAATTGATCGAAAAGGCTTTGCTTGAAACAGAGGCAAAGAACCTGAAGCATTTTGGCTACGGGGTAAAAGGCTTTACGCTGTCATTGATCGAAACAGCTTTGGATCTCTCAGAAGGACGTATTTCCCCATCCGTGATACGGGAAATCCTGGAACTTGGAAAAGAGATGATGGGGGCACCGGTTGAACTGCTTCCAGGAGCAAAAGAAACAGTCGAAGCTCTTGCAAACAAGCACAAACTGATTCTTGTGACCAAGGGGGATTTATTTCATCAGGAATCAAAATTGGCCAGATCGGGAATGGGAGATAACTTTTCTGAATTGGAGATAGTCGCAAGCAAAGATAGTCGTACATATGAAGCAATACTGAAAAAATTCAAGGTCAGGGCAGACCGGTTCATGATGGTCGGCAATTCCATCCGGTCTGATATTTTGCCTGTTTTGGCATTGGGAGCATATGCGGTTCACATACCGTATCATGCAGAATGGGCACATGAAACCGTACAGGAGAAGCAAAAGCAGAAATTGAAGTTGGAGAATAGATACATCCAAATCGAGAACATTGGCATGCTTCTGCAGGTGGCAATCAAAATCGAGTCGAATCATTTTTGTGCTCAGGCAAGCGAGCAGTCCGAACAATCGGCGGCAGACGGACAAGCCGCGACGCCTTGA
- a CDS encoding zinc ribbon domain-containing protein YjdM, whose protein sequence is MTTLPKCPSCSSEYTYEDGELYVCPECANEWAKTAAETAEADSVVRDAFGNLLSDGDSVTVIKDLKIKGSSSVVKVGTKVRNIRIVSGDHDIDCKIDGIGAMQLKSEFVKKA, encoded by the coding sequence ATGACGACTTTACCCAAATGCCCCTCATGCAGTTCTGAATATACCTATGAAGACGGCGAACTTTACGTCTGCCCCGAGTGCGCCAACGAGTGGGCAAAGACGGCAGCGGAGACCGCAGAGGCCGACAGTGTCGTCCGTGACGCCTTCGGCAACCTGCTCAGCGACGGCGATTCGGTGACCGTCATCAAGGATCTGAAAATAAAGGGATCGTCATCGGTGGTCAAGGTCGGCACCAAGGTCAGGAACATCCGCATTGTATCGGGAGACCACGATATTGACTGCAAGATCGACGGCATCGGCGCCATGCAGTTGAAATCGGAGTTCGTCAAAAAGGCGTGA
- a CDS encoding HigA family addiction module antitoxin, which yields MAKRDFSPIHPGEILLTEFLEPLGVTQYRLAKDIGVTPRRINEIVHGRRAITADTALRLGRFFNMEAQFWLNLQTHYDMEVALENLQDRLDKEVHPLSHAA from the coding sequence ATGGCAAAACGTGATTTTTCTCCGATTCACCCTGGCGAAATCCTGTTGACGGAATTCCTGGAGCCCCTGGGCGTTACTCAATATCGGCTGGCCAAAGATATTGGCGTGACGCCACGGCGAATAAATGAAATCGTCCATGGACGGCGCGCCATAACCGCCGACACTGCACTGCGCCTTGGGCGCTTCTTTAATATGGAAGCACAATTCTGGCTGAATCTTCAGACACATTACGATATGGAGGTGGCCCTGGAAAACCTTCAGGACCGTCTTGACAAAGAGGTTCATCCACTTTCCCATGCCGCATAG